From a single Paraburkholderia sp. FT54 genomic region:
- the phnT gene encoding 2-aminoethylphosphonate ABC transport system ATP-binding subunit PhnT, producing MNTASLAQPGALGASPDALDATRSTTPGGVQIDHLTVRFGSRTVLDDLSLTIQRGELLTVLGRSGCGKTTLLRFIAGFIEADGLAGTLTVAGHDLTHVPPHKRNLGLLFQSYALFPHLSVFENVAFGLRARRTPSKDVARRVADALKLVQLGDAGHVMPAQLSGGMQQRVALARALVIEPDVLLLDEPLSALDANLRASVRSELKALHERLPNLTIVCVTHDQDDALVLSDRTLLMREGRIAQLGTPQQLYDTPADGFVARYLGTANLLPPQVAFSMSDPRYNERGRVACLRPEALRIVPLGEGQLHGAIASVEWYGAVLSVSVVLDAMPNEPVLVTMQRAHGMMPEKGARVSLRYEADDVVLINP from the coding sequence GTGAACACGGCCAGTCTTGCTCAACCAGGCGCGCTCGGCGCCTCACCGGACGCGCTCGATGCCACGCGTTCGACTACGCCGGGCGGCGTGCAGATCGATCATCTGACGGTGCGCTTCGGTTCGCGCACGGTGCTCGACGATCTCTCGTTGACCATCCAGCGCGGCGAACTGCTCACGGTGCTCGGCCGCAGCGGCTGCGGCAAGACGACGTTGTTGCGTTTCATCGCCGGGTTTATCGAAGCGGACGGACTGGCCGGCACGCTGACCGTGGCCGGTCACGATCTCACGCATGTGCCGCCGCACAAGCGCAATCTCGGCCTGCTGTTCCAGAGCTATGCGCTGTTTCCCCATCTGTCGGTGTTCGAGAACGTGGCCTTCGGGTTGCGCGCGCGCCGCACGCCGTCCAAAGATGTCGCGCGACGCGTCGCCGACGCGCTGAAACTGGTGCAACTCGGCGACGCCGGTCACGTGATGCCCGCGCAGTTGTCGGGCGGCATGCAGCAGCGCGTGGCGCTTGCGCGCGCCCTCGTGATCGAGCCCGATGTGCTGCTGCTCGACGAACCGCTTTCCGCACTCGACGCCAATCTGCGCGCCTCGGTGCGTTCCGAACTCAAGGCGCTGCATGAGCGCCTGCCGAATCTGACGATCGTCTGCGTGACGCACGATCAGGACGACGCGCTGGTGCTGTCCGACCGCACGCTGCTGATGCGCGAAGGCCGCATCGCCCAACTCGGCACGCCGCAACAGTTGTACGACACGCCGGCCGACGGCTTTGTCGCGCGTTATCTTGGCACGGCCAATCTGTTGCCGCCGCAGGTGGCGTTCAGCATGAGCGACCCACGCTACAACGAGCGCGGCCGCGTGGCCTGTCTGCGCCCTGAGGCGCTGCGGATCGTGCCGCTCGGCGAAGGGCAGTTGCACGGCGCGATCGCCTCGGTCGAATGGTATGGCGCGGTGTTGTCGGTATCCGTCGTACTGGATGCGATGCCCAACGAGCCGGTGCTCGTCACCATGCAGCGTGCCCACGGCATGATGCCGGAGAAGGGCGCGCGTGTTTCCCTGCGTTATGAGGCTGACGATGTCGTCCTTATCAACCCCTGA
- a CDS encoding 2-aminoethylphosphonate--pyruvate transaminase yields the protein MTEACVILGNDPILLTPGPLTTSPRTRQAMLRDWGSWDAAFNRMTHSVCADLLRIVHGENDYVCVPLQGSGTFAVEAALGTLVPRQGCVLVPNNGAYCARLIKILQRMGIAYIELALREDEPVSAAAIEDAFNRESRISHVAQVHPETSAGLLNPLDDIAAVCQRHGKSLIVDAMSSFGALPIDLRRGGIDALISASGKCLEGVPGMGFVIVRRSVLEDSEGRSPSLALDLHDQYVYMRKTTQWRFTPPTHVLAALREALDQFIAEGGQPMRGARYARNCEALISAMKALGFEPFLKPEVQAPVIVTFHAPRDPAWHFATFYAAVREAGYVLYPGKLTQVETFRVGCIGAIDANELHNAVAAIGRTLERLGIRVK from the coding sequence ATGACGGAGGCTTGTGTGATCCTTGGAAACGACCCAATCCTGTTGACCCCGGGGCCGCTCACCACCTCGCCGCGGACGCGCCAGGCGATGCTGCGCGACTGGGGTTCGTGGGACGCCGCGTTCAACCGCATGACCCATAGCGTGTGCGCCGACCTCCTGCGGATCGTACATGGCGAAAACGACTATGTTTGCGTACCGCTTCAAGGCAGCGGAACGTTCGCGGTCGAAGCGGCCCTCGGCACGTTGGTGCCGCGTCAAGGCTGTGTGCTGGTTCCGAACAACGGCGCGTATTGTGCCCGGCTGATCAAAATATTGCAGCGAATGGGCATCGCTTACATCGAATTGGCGTTGCGCGAGGACGAACCCGTCAGCGCCGCCGCCATTGAAGACGCCTTCAATCGCGAATCGCGCATCAGCCACGTCGCGCAAGTGCATCCGGAAACGAGCGCCGGCCTGCTCAATCCGCTCGACGATATCGCCGCGGTGTGTCAGCGGCACGGCAAGAGCCTGATCGTCGACGCCATGAGTTCGTTCGGCGCGTTGCCGATCGACCTGCGGCGCGGCGGCATCGACGCGTTGATCTCGGCGAGCGGCAAGTGCCTCGAAGGCGTGCCGGGTATGGGCTTCGTGATTGTGCGGCGCAGCGTGCTGGAGGACAGCGAAGGCCGTTCGCCGTCGCTTGCGCTGGATCTGCACGATCAATATGTCTATATGCGGAAGACTACGCAGTGGCGCTTCACGCCGCCGACTCACGTGCTGGCCGCGTTGCGCGAGGCGCTCGACCAGTTCATCGCCGAGGGCGGCCAGCCGATGCGCGGCGCGCGTTATGCACGCAACTGCGAAGCGTTGATCAGCGCAATGAAGGCGCTCGGCTTCGAGCCGTTTCTGAAGCCCGAGGTGCAGGCGCCGGTGATCGTCACCTTCCATGCGCCGCGCGACCCGGCCTGGCATTTCGCGACGTTCTATGCCGCCGTGCGCGAGGCCGGCTACGTGCTGTACCCGGGCAAGCTGACGCAGGTGGAAACGTTCCGCGTGGGATGCATCGGCGCGATCGATGCGAACGAACTTCACAACGCGGTGGCCGCGATCGGCCGCACGCTCGAGCGGCTGGGTATCCGGGTGAAATAG
- the phnS gene encoding 2-aminoethylphosphonate ABC transporter substrate-binding protein, whose translation MTKTNSLHATAGLVRKLLPALVAAAAFGGMAMQAHAADAVVLYTADGLENLYKDVLPAFEKKEGVKVNIVTAGSGEVVNRATIEKDQPKADVLVTLPPFIQQADQSGLLQAYQSANYKNVPAIAKASNGAWATFVNNYFSFAINPEVTKTQPKTFADLLHPDFSGKVAYSNPATAGDGMAVIILTSSLMGEDKAFEYLKKLENSAKFHTKGTGYLDVLLSRNEIAIANGDLQMDLDDAANGGLSLKPIFLAHEGGQPTTFQLPYAIGLIKNGPNQAEGKKLIDYLMSKEVQAKVPDIFGIPGRSDVPLTGKNGEAVKQAIAGVKLIPVDWNQVMAKKADWTARWKSDVIGSSGKQLEVVKPK comes from the coding sequence ATGACAAAGACGAATTCCCTTCACGCCACGGCCGGCCTCGTACGCAAACTGCTGCCGGCGCTGGTCGCCGCGGCGGCATTCGGCGGCATGGCCATGCAGGCCCACGCGGCCGACGCCGTGGTGCTGTACACCGCCGACGGCCTCGAGAACCTCTATAAGGACGTGCTGCCGGCCTTCGAAAAGAAGGAAGGTGTGAAGGTCAACATCGTCACGGCGGGTAGCGGCGAAGTGGTGAACCGCGCCACCATCGAAAAGGATCAGCCGAAGGCCGACGTGCTCGTCACGCTGCCGCCGTTCATCCAGCAAGCCGACCAGAGCGGCCTGCTGCAGGCTTATCAGAGTGCCAACTACAAGAACGTGCCGGCGATCGCCAAGGCGTCGAACGGTGCGTGGGCGACCTTCGTGAACAACTACTTTTCGTTCGCGATCAACCCGGAAGTCACCAAGACCCAGCCGAAGACCTTTGCTGACCTGCTGCACCCCGACTTCAGCGGCAAGGTCGCCTACTCGAACCCGGCCACGGCGGGCGACGGCATGGCCGTGATCATCCTGACCTCGTCGCTGATGGGCGAAGACAAGGCGTTTGAGTATCTGAAGAAGCTCGAAAACAGCGCCAAGTTCCACACCAAGGGCACGGGCTACCTCGACGTGCTGCTCTCGCGTAACGAAATCGCGATTGCCAACGGCGACCTGCAAATGGACCTGGACGACGCGGCCAACGGCGGCCTGTCGCTCAAGCCGATTTTCCTCGCGCACGAAGGCGGCCAGCCGACCACGTTCCAGCTGCCGTACGCAATCGGCCTGATCAAGAATGGCCCGAACCAGGCGGAAGGCAAGAAGCTGATCGACTACCTGATGTCGAAGGAAGTGCAGGCGAAGGTGCCGGACATCTTCGGCATTCCGGGCCGCTCCGACGTGCCGCTCACCGGCAAGAACGGCGAAGCCGTCAAGCAGGCGATCGCGGGCGTGAAGCTGATTCCGGTGGACTGGAACCAGGTGATGGCGAAGAAGGCCGACTGGACGGCGCGCTGGAAGAGCGATGTGATCGGTTCGTCGGGCAAGCAGCTCGAAGTGGTCAAGCCGAAGTAA
- a CDS encoding phosphonate utilization associated transcriptional regulator encodes MTEYMQTASVDPIEVVRRHSLTTLVRDEIERHIIEGALAPGDKLNEADWATRLQVSRGPVREAFRALEQVGLVRTEKNRGVFVRTVSLAEADDIYAVRAVLEEAACRMLAASIDARKLAVLRDWLDAMRAALDAQDHDAYTRANVAFHDALVAASGNLKLYETYRRLVCELSLFRRAALVVHADAMERSLAEHRAILTALASRDAEHAAALMHAHVNGGLQRARAACEPAEPANVMRMPAASND; translated from the coding sequence ATGACCGAGTATATGCAAACTGCTTCTGTCGATCCGATTGAGGTTGTGCGCAGGCATTCGCTGACGACGCTGGTTCGCGATGAAATCGAACGGCACATCATCGAGGGGGCGCTCGCGCCCGGCGACAAGCTCAACGAAGCCGACTGGGCCACGCGTCTGCAGGTGTCGCGCGGTCCGGTGCGCGAGGCGTTTCGCGCGCTGGAGCAGGTCGGCCTCGTGCGTACCGAGAAGAACCGTGGCGTGTTCGTGCGGACGGTGTCGCTGGCCGAAGCGGATGATATTTACGCGGTGCGCGCGGTGCTCGAAGAGGCAGCGTGCCGCATGCTCGCGGCGAGTATCGATGCCCGCAAGCTGGCGGTATTGCGCGACTGGCTCGACGCGATGCGCGCGGCGCTCGATGCCCAGGATCACGATGCCTACACGCGCGCCAACGTGGCGTTTCACGACGCGCTGGTGGCGGCGTCGGGCAATTTGAAGCTGTATGAGACTTACCGGCGGCTGGTGTGCGAACTGAGCCTGTTTCGACGTGCCGCGCTGGTGGTGCATGCCGATGCGATGGAGCGCTCGCTGGCCGAGCATCGTGCGATCTTGACGGCGCTGGCTTCGCGCGACGCCGAGCATGCCGCGGCGCTGATGCATGCGCACGTGAACGGCGGCTTGCAGCGCGCTCGCGCGGCGTGCGAACCGGCGGAACCGGCGAACGTGATGCGGATGCCGGCGGCGTCGAATGATTGA
- a CDS encoding 2-aminoethylphosphonate ABC transporter permease subunit, which translates to MSSLSTPDTPNPLGTAAADARRSASAASHMAAVKRRERAAQWHLLFIAVVVLGPLVVYPLVRLVLLSLTGPHGLSLHAYSAFFGNPETSGVIGTTLWILFASAGLASLLGVALASILFFKPFPGARMITRFLELFVAFPSFLVAFTLIFLYGSQGSVSIGLQRLFHLQAPPLDFLFGVGGVILAEVVFYAPFVVRPTLASFATLDMRLIEAARSLGASGWMVAFKVILPLAWPGIAAGTILCFLLTLNEFGILLVLGSAHLITLPVAIYSSATVDLDLPTAAAGAVVMLIMSLSLYALYRQVNRRKVKGAGHGR; encoded by the coding sequence ATGTCGTCCTTATCAACCCCTGATACGCCCAATCCGCTCGGCACGGCGGCCGCCGACGCCCGCCGCAGCGCCAGCGCCGCCTCGCATATGGCCGCGGTGAAGCGCCGCGAACGCGCCGCGCAGTGGCATCTGCTGTTCATCGCCGTGGTGGTGCTCGGGCCGCTGGTCGTCTATCCGCTCGTGCGTCTGGTGCTGCTGAGTCTGACCGGTCCGCACGGCTTGAGCCTGCACGCTTATTCGGCGTTCTTCGGCAATCCCGAGACGAGCGGCGTGATCGGCACGACGCTGTGGATTCTGTTCGCCAGCGCCGGGCTCGCGTCGCTGCTCGGCGTGGCGCTCGCGTCGATCCTGTTCTTCAAGCCGTTTCCCGGCGCGCGAATGATCACGCGGTTTCTTGAACTGTTCGTCGCGTTCCCGTCGTTTCTGGTCGCCTTCACGCTGATCTTTCTGTACGGCTCGCAAGGCTCCGTCAGCATCGGCTTGCAGCGGCTCTTTCATCTGCAGGCGCCGCCGCTCGATTTCCTGTTCGGCGTGGGCGGCGTGATTCTCGCGGAAGTGGTGTTCTACGCGCCGTTCGTCGTGCGTCCCACGCTGGCTTCGTTCGCCACGCTCGACATGCGTCTGATCGAAGCCGCCCGCAGTCTCGGCGCAAGTGGCTGGATGGTCGCGTTCAAGGTGATCCTGCCGCTTGCGTGGCCGGGCATCGCCGCCGGCACGATCCTGTGTTTTCTGCTGACGCTCAATGAGTTCGGCATTCTGCTCGTGCTTGGTAGCGCGCATCTGATCACGTTGCCGGTGGCGATCTACAGTTCCGCCACCGTCGATCTCGATCTGCCGACCGCCGCCGCCGGCGCGGTCGTGATGCTGATCATGTCTTTGTCGCTCTATGCGCTGTACCGCCAGGTCAATCGTCGCAAGGTGAAAGGAGCGGGCCATGGCCGTTGA
- a CDS encoding DeoR/GlpR family DNA-binding transcription regulator codes for MLAEQRHQYILAQVAKTGALSVAELVRELNVSRETIRRDLNALAGRGLLVTTHGGALSSDRREPDLDTREAANAGAKRAIGERAAEFVPDGASLIIDSGSTTQAVARALLDRHRLSVYTNDWRIALLLGRRNDNRVTLLGGELSDIEDATFGLDTVHQLTQYHADFAFIGAGGISPDGYLTDYSRMAAEVRSRMIAAADTVVIVADHSKFGRVTPVRINGIESARYLVTELAPERTLGKAITLHGPEILIA; via the coding sequence ATGCTCGCAGAACAACGTCACCAATACATCTTGGCGCAAGTCGCCAAAACGGGCGCGCTCTCGGTCGCGGAGCTGGTGCGCGAACTTAACGTGTCGCGCGAGACCATTCGCCGTGACCTCAACGCGCTGGCCGGGCGCGGCCTGCTGGTCACGACTCACGGCGGCGCGCTGTCGAGCGACCGGCGCGAGCCCGACCTCGATACCCGCGAAGCGGCGAATGCCGGCGCGAAGCGCGCCATCGGCGAGCGCGCGGCGGAGTTCGTGCCGGACGGCGCGTCCCTGATCATCGATTCCGGCAGCACCACGCAAGCGGTGGCGCGAGCGTTGCTCGACCGGCATCGTCTGTCGGTGTACACGAACGACTGGCGGATCGCGCTGCTGCTCGGCCGCCGCAACGACAATCGCGTCACGCTGCTGGGCGGCGAACTGTCGGATATCGAAGACGCCACTTTCGGGCTCGACACTGTCCATCAACTGACGCAGTACCACGCGGACTTTGCCTTCATCGGCGCAGGCGGGATTTCGCCGGATGGCTATCTGACCGACTACAGCCGCATGGCCGCCGAGGTGCGCAGCCGCATGATCGCCGCGGCCGACACGGTGGTGATTGTCGCCGACCATTCGAAATTCGGCCGCGTGACGCCAGTGCGCATCAACGGTATCGAGTCGGCCCGTTATCTGGTGACCGAACTGGCTCCCGAGCGCACGCTCGGCAAGGCGATCACGTTGCATGGCCCGGAAATCCTGATCGCCTGA
- the phnV gene encoding 2-aminoethylphosphonate ABC transport system, membrane component PhnV, whose product MAVELDPTVLPVMHKKARPVRRGLVVRMLGGLFLGFAALLCFWLFVLPVLVVALSSVAAHWSGTILPDGFSTRWFERLGSSDFDALTTSLEIGMGVAVLGTILGLWLALALEGRDRRGLGAIVDTIAMMPNGVPSVVLGLAVLIAYHKRPFDLSSSAAIVVFVQLALVLPFCYRCAAAALRPELTILREAAASLGAPPSMVLRRVVLPQLVPAIRASLALGFALSLGELGATLTVYPPGFATVPIVVVGQVERGYYLPASALSLILLLVSLAALLLIAARVPRRRVD is encoded by the coding sequence ATGGCCGTTGAACTCGACCCGACCGTTTTGCCGGTCATGCACAAGAAAGCGCGGCCGGTGCGCCGCGGTCTGGTGGTGCGCATGCTCGGCGGTCTGTTTCTCGGCTTTGCCGCGTTGCTGTGCTTCTGGCTGTTCGTGTTGCCGGTGCTGGTCGTCGCGCTGTCGAGCGTGGCCGCGCACTGGTCCGGCACGATCCTGCCCGACGGCTTCAGCACGCGCTGGTTCGAGCGTCTCGGTTCGAGCGACTTCGACGCGCTCACGACCAGCCTCGAAATCGGCATGGGCGTCGCGGTGCTCGGCACGATTCTCGGCCTTTGGCTTGCTTTGGCGCTGGAAGGGCGCGACCGCCGCGGTCTTGGCGCCATCGTCGACACCATTGCGATGATGCCCAACGGCGTGCCGAGCGTGGTGCTCGGGCTCGCGGTGCTGATCGCGTATCACAAGCGACCGTTCGATCTGTCGAGTTCCGCCGCGATCGTCGTCTTCGTGCAGTTGGCGCTGGTGCTGCCGTTCTGCTACCGGTGCGCCGCCGCCGCGTTGCGCCCGGAGCTGACGATTCTGCGCGAAGCCGCGGCAAGCCTCGGTGCGCCGCCTTCCATGGTGTTGCGCCGCGTCGTGCTGCCGCAACTGGTGCCGGCGATACGCGCGAGTCTCGCGTTGGGCTTCGCGCTCTCGCTCGGCGAACTCGGCGCCACGCTGACTGTGTATCCGCCGGGATTCGCAACGGTGCCGATCGTGGTCGTCGGCCAGGTGGAGCGCGGCTATTACCTGCCGGCCTCCGCATTGTCGCTGATTCTTTTGCTGGTCTCGCTCGCTGCGCTGCTGCTGATCGCCGCGCGCGTCCCGCGCCGTCGGGTGGACTGA